A segment of the Desulfitobacterium dehalogenans ATCC 51507 genome:
TTCAGGGACGGGGAGTACAGCGTCATGCTAACGGAGAATTCCAGGCCCTTTCCATACCCCTTTTAGCCCTGATGACAGGAAACATGGGGAAACTCGGTGCCAATCCCGGTATGCATGAAGGATTTACTTCAGTAAAAATGGGTGCATACCCTGCGGGCAGCAATCCAATACAAGCTAAAGTGTCGTTCTTCATGTTTACCGATGCCATTGAAAAAGGGGGCAACCATACCAAAGAAAATGGTGGATTGCAAGGTGCGGACCGGCTGCAGCATGGCATCAAGTTTATTTGGAATTATGGCGGCAATGCCTTGATCAATCAGCATTCCGATACCGGGCGGACTGCGGAGTTACTGAAAGACACCACGAAGTGCGAATTTATCTTGGGTATTGAGAATTTTATGACGCCAAGTATGGAGTATGCAGATATTATTCTCCCTGATATCACTCAATTTGAGCAGGAGGATATTGTTACACGCGCTTTGGGACAAGGGCTTGCTCTGTATGGGCAAAAATTGGTGGATCCCTTGTATGAGTGCAAGGGTGTTTACGAAATTTGTACAGAGCTGGCAAAACGCCTTGGCGTTCTTGATAAGTTTGATGAAGGCAAGAGTCAGGAGCAATATTTGCGTGAATGTGTAGCTGTGGCCCAGGAGGCTCATCCCGACTTCCCATCTTTCGAAGAATTCAGGAAAAAGGGCATTTATAAGACAAAACCTAAGACAGTTATTGCTTATCAAGCTTTCGTGGAAGATCCGGAAAACAACCCTCTGCAAACTCCTTCAGGAAAGGTAGAGATTTTCTCTAAAGCCCTCTACGATATGAATAATCCGGAAAGGATACCGGCTGTTCCTAAATATGTAGCTGTTGCAGAGGGACCAAAAGGTGCTCTGAAAGATAAATATCCCCTTCAATGCATCGGCCATCATAGTAAACGCCGTGTTCATTCCACCTTTGATAATCTGCCCTGGATGGAGGAAGCAGAGCCTCAGAAATTATGGCTCAACCCCCAAGACGCGGCTGAGAGAGAGATTGAAGATGACGATACGGTAAGGATCTTTAACGATCGCGGGACGGTAAAAGTAAAAGTGAAGGTCACTCCCCGCCTCATCCCAGGAGTATGTTCTCTTCCCCAAGGAGCTTGGTATACCCCAGATGATAAGGGAGTGGACATCAGGGGATGTATCAACACCTTAACCACTTGGGACCCCACCGCCCTAGCCTGGGGTAATCCTCAGCATACGAATCTAGTTCAAGTAGAGAAAGCGTAGGAGGTGATTTGAATGGCAAATCAATACGGTTTTTATGTGGATCAACAGAACTGCATTGGCTGTTTTACCTGCCAGATTGCCTGCAAGGATAAAAATGATTTGGCAGATGGATTGCGCTGGAGAAAGGTCCATGAATTCACTGGAGGATCCTGCATCGAGGAAAACGGTGTATTCAAAAGCAATGTCTTTGCTTACTGGCTTTCTCTGGGCTGTAATCATTGCCAAAATCCTAAATGTGTGGAGAATTGTCCAACCGGCGCAATGTACAAACGGAAGGAAGATGGCATCGTATTAGTGGACCAGGATCGGTGTGTCGGCTGTGGTTACTGTACATGGTCTTGTCCTTATGAAGTTCCGAAAGTCTCCGGTAAAACGGCCAGTAAATGCAATTTCTGCATCGATCTGCAGCAGGAAGGGAAAAATCCCGCCTGTGTTGATGCTTGCATTATGCGGGTATTGA
Coding sequences within it:
- a CDS encoding DMSO/selenate family reductase complex A subunit, which gives rise to MVNKDFKISRRSFLKWSAAVAGSTTLVGCMPITSGVGAEPAVAQAGNRHLNAETKPSICWHNCGGRCQIKAQVKDGVVLSFVTDNEGPDTPDNLQARACLKGRSQRQRLYHPDRLKYPMKRVGERGAGQWEKISWEEALDTTASELKRIINQYGNESVYFIYASGVGGAFNQSYMGGASGRLLNALGGYLSFYGNYSQANYMYAIPYMFGAGYGGSSPTSFPDAKLIVMFGDNPACTRVGGLNSTYYLKLAKQNGTKIIVIDPRHSDTVGTFADQWIPIRPTTDAALVAGLAYVILTEGLHDQAFLDKYCIGFDEEHMPEGVPAGNSYKSYLMGVSDGQPKTPEWASEITGVPVETIKQLAREIAGAKPCFVLQGRGVQRHANGEFQALSIPLLALMTGNMGKLGANPGMHEGFTSVKMGAYPAGSNPIQAKVSFFMFTDAIEKGGNHTKENGGLQGADRLQHGIKFIWNYGGNALINQHSDTGRTAELLKDTTKCEFILGIENFMTPSMEYADIILPDITQFEQEDIVTRALGQGLALYGQKLVDPLYECKGVYEICTELAKRLGVLDKFDEGKSQEQYLRECVAVAQEAHPDFPSFEEFRKKGIYKTKPKTVIAYQAFVEDPENNPLQTPSGKVEIFSKALYDMNNPERIPAVPKYVAVAEGPKGALKDKYPLQCIGHHSKRRVHSTFDNLPWMEEAEPQKLWLNPQDAAEREIEDDDTVRIFNDRGTVKVKVKVTPRLIPGVCSLPQGAWYTPDDKGVDIRGCINTLTTWDPTALAWGNPQHTNLVQVEKA
- a CDS encoding DMSO/selenate family reductase complex B subunit translates to MANQYGFYVDQQNCIGCFTCQIACKDKNDLADGLRWRKVHEFTGGSCIEENGVFKSNVFAYWLSLGCNHCQNPKCVENCPTGAMYKRKEDGIVLVDQDRCVGCGYCTWSCPYEVPKVSGKTASKCNFCIDLQQEGKNPACVDACIMRVLKFGPIDELRAEYGKVAEVKGLPSADITEPSLVITPHKAAIK